The DNA segment GGCTCCTCCTGGGGATCATCCTCGGCGCGTTGCCCGGCATCGGCTCGCCGGTGGGGATGGCGATCGTCCTCCCGCTCACGCTTCCGCTCGATGCGACCTCGGCGATCGTCCTGCTCGCGGCGATCTACAGCGGAGCGATGTTCGGCGGATCGATCGCCGCCATCCTGATCAACGCGCCCGGCACGGAGTCGGCGGCGGCGACCACGCTCGACGGTTACCCGATGGCGAAGAACGGGCTCGCGAAGAACGCCCTCGCGATCGCGACGACCGCGTCGGCGCTCAACGGCTTTCTGGCCGCGATCACGCTCGTACTCATCTCGCCGATCCTGATCGGGGTCGTCCTCGCGTTCGGCTCGCCCGAGTACTTCCTGCTCGCGATCCTCGGCATCTCGCTGATCACGATCGTCACGCAAGGGTCGATCGTCAAGGGGCTCGTCGCGGGCGCGCTCGGGTTCATGATCTCGACGATCGGGACCGGGATCCTGAGCCCGACGCCGCGATTCACGTTCGGGCAGTTCGGCCTCTACGACGGCATCTCGTTCGTCGCCGCACTGATCGGGATGTTCGCGTTCGCGGAGATGATGAAGCTCGCCGCCCAGGACATGATCGCGGAGAGCGACGTCGAGATGACCGGGAGCATCAAGGATGGCGTCATGACCGTGTTCAAGTACCCGAAGACCACGTTCAAGGCCGGCGTGATCGGGATGCTGATCGGGATGATCCCCGGATCGGGGGCGACGACCTCGACGTTCGTCGCCTATGCGGAGGAGGCGCGATCGTCGGCTGAGGACGGGTTCTTCGGCGAGGGCGATCCACGCGGGGTGATCGCTCCGGAGGGGGCGAACAACCCGACGGTGAGCGGCTCGCTCGTCCCCACGCTCTCGTTCGGGATCCCCGGTAGCGGCTCGACCGCCGTCCTGCTCGGCGGCCTGCTCATGCACGGCCTCCAGCCCGGCCCGACGCTGTTCGGCGATCAACTTCAGATCACCTACGCGCTGTTCATCTCGTTGTTCCTCGGTAACATCGTCATCGTCCTCGTCGGCCTCTCGGTCATCCCCTATGCGAGCCGGATCACCGAACTCGACACGGACATCATCATCCCGGTCGTGGTGGTCCTCTCGTTCATCGGCGCGTACACGCTGAACCAGAACTGGTACGACGTCGGCGCCGTCCTCGCGTTGGGGGTGCTCGGCTTCTACATGGTGCGGTACAACTACTCGGTGATCGCGTTCGTCCTCGGGATCGTGCTGGGGCCGATCGCGGAGGAGAACTTCTTCAGATCGCTCCAGATCTCCGGTGGGTCGTACTCGATCTTCTTCGATCCGATCAACCGACCGCTGTCGTTCGTGCTCGCGCTCGCCACGATCCTGATCATCACCGGACCGTTCCTCAAACCCCGCATCGACCGGGCGCTCGGTCGCGCCTGAACCCCGGAGGCCGTTCGCATCGTCGCTCGAATCCGCGTCGCCCCGTTTCGACGACGTCCCGTCCTACGGGCGCTCCTGGCCCGCTCGTCCCGAAGGAGAAGAAATTACTCGTCCCGAACCCATTCCGACCCATGACCGACGGCTGGCGGCACGTCTCGCTGGACGGCGCGGAGACCAACCCGGAGAAGCCCGGCGAGCGCTGGGAGCTCTCATCCGCGCTCGGCGTCGACGCGTTCAACCTCAACGTCGCGATACTCGACCCCGAGGACCGCCTCTCGCAGAACCACTTCCACTACCACGAGAACCAGCAGGAGCTCTTCTACGTCGTCTCGGGGCGCTGTCGCGTCGAAACCCCCGAGAGCGGGTTCGAGATGGGCGTCGACGAAGCGGTGGCCTTCGAGAAGGGCGAGGCGGGCGCACACGTGATCCACAACCCGTTCGACGAACCGTGTAAGCTCGTCGCGATCGGCTGGCCGCCGGAGGGCCGCTACCCCGTCCACCAGCTCGAGGAGACGGTGGACGTCTACGACGGCGAGTGAACGGCGAACGATCCATAGAGTAATGAATCGCCCCGTGTGAACAATAGACGATGGCGACGGATCCGGATACCCCGGCTGCACGTGACGGACGCTCGCCGTACGACTACGCCGGCGGCGAGACGGAGATACCGGCAGGACTCGAGGCGCTGCCGCGGCTCGTGGGCGGTCAGGTGCGCTTCGACGAGTACTCGCGGGAGCTCTACGCGACCGACGCGAGCGCCTACGAGACCACGCCGATCGGCGTCGTGTTCCCCACCTCGACCCGCGACGTCCAGACGGTGATGCGCCACTGTGCGGAGCGGGAGATTCCCGTCCTCCCACGGGGGGGCGGCACCAGCCTCGCGGGCCAGGCGGTCAACGAGGCTGTCGTGCTCGACTTCACCCGCCACATGGACGGCGTCCTGGAGATCGATCCCGAGACCGAGCGTGCCCGAGCGGAGGCCGGCGTCTACCTCGGCGATCTCAACCAGGCGCTTGCCCCTCACGACCTGAAGTTCGCTCCCGACCCCGCGTGGGGCGATAAGAGCGCGCTGGGCGGCGCGATCGGCAACAACTCGACCGGCTCGCACTCGCTGAAGTACGGCAAGACCGACGCCTACGTCGAGGAGTGCGAGGTCGTGCTGGCCGACGGCACGCTCACGACCTTTGGCGAACTCACCCTCGAGGAACTCCGCGAGCGGGCCGATTCCGACGGCGACCTCGAGGCACGGATCCACGCCGAGGTCCTCCGGATCGTCGAGGAGGAGGCCGACGCCGTCGAGGAGGCGTATCCGAACCTCAAGCGCAACGTCTCGGGCTACAACCTCGATATGCTGATCGAGGAGGCAAGCGAGGGCAGCGTCAACCTCGCACGGCTGCTCGCCGGTAGCGAGGGGACGCTCGCGATCGTCACCGAGGCGGAGGTCTCGCTGGAACCCGTTCCGGAGACCAAGGCGATGGCGCTTCTGACCTACGACGACCTCATCGACGCGATGGAGGACGTCGCGCCGATCCTCGAACACGATCCCTCGGCCGTCGAGGTGATGGACGACGTCCTGCTGGACCTGGCTCGCGAGACCGAGGAGTTCGCGGACGTCGTCTCGATGCTGCCCCCCGAGGCCTCCTCCGTGCTGCTCGTGGAGTTCTACGCCGAGGGCGACGCCGAAGGGATGACGAAGGTTGCGGGCCTGCTCGCGGATCGGGTCCCCGACGCCGAAAGCGAGGTCGAGCCGGGCGACGATCCCGTCCGGACCGAGGCCCCGATCAACGCGACCGCCGCGATGGAGGCTCACGACCACGAGGAACGCGCGACGTTCTGGAAGATGCGAAAGAGCGGGCTTCCGATCCTGCTCTCCCGGACGACGGACGAGAAGCACATCTCCTTCATCGAGGACTGTGCGGTCCCGCCTGAACACCTCCCGGAGTACGCCCGCGAGTTTCAGGAGATCCTCGAGGACAACGGCACGTTCGCGAGCATCTACGCCCACGCCGGCCCCGGGGTACTGCACGTCCGCCCGCTGATCAACACAAAGGAGATCGAGGGCGTCGACGCGATGGTCGACGTCGCCGACCGGGTGACCGACGTCGTCGCACGGCTTGGCGGCTCGGTCTCGGGCGAGCACGGCGACGGCCGCGCACGCACCCAGTGGAACAAGAAGCTCTACGGCGAGCACCTCTGGGAGGTCTTTCGCGACCTCAAGACTGCGTTCGATCCCGACTGGCTCCTGAATCCGGGCTCGGTCTGTGGCGACTTCGACATGAGCGAGAACCTCCGTCACGGTCCCGACTACGAGTTCGAGATGGGGTTCGAGCCGACGTTGAACTGGGAGAACGAGAACGGCTTTCAGGGCATGGCCGAACTTTGCCATGGGTGTGGCGGCTGTCGCGGCCCCCAGGAGACCACCGGCGGCGTGATGTGCCCGACGTTCCGCGCGAGCGAGGAGGAGATCACGAGTACGAGGGGACGCGCGAACTCGCTCAGACAGGCGATGAGCGGCGACCTCCCCGACGGCGAGGAGCTCTCGGAGGAATTCCTCTCGGAGGTGATGGACCTCTGTATCGGCTGTAAGGGCTGTGCGAAGGACTGTCCCAGCGAGGTGGACATGGCGAAGCTGAAGGTCGAACTCACCCACGAACACCACCAGCGGGAGGGGGCGAACCTCCGCTCGCGCGTGTTCGCGAACGTCGATACGCTCTCGAAGCTCGGCAGCGCGACGGCGCCGGTCTCGAACTGGCTTCCGGAGCTGCCTGGCGCCCGTCTAGCGATGGAGAAGACGCTGGGGATCGCCCGCGAGCGGACGCTGCCCGCGTTTCACCGCGAGACGCTGGTCGACTGGTTCGAGGATCGGGGCCCGCAGGTGAGCGAGGCCGATGCCGAGCGAAAGGTCCTGCTCTTTCCGGACACCTATACCAACTACAACCACCCCGACGTCGGGCGAGCGGCGGTGCGGGTGCTCGAGGCGGCGGGCGTCCACGTCCAGCTGGCGGAGGGCGTCGTCGACAGCGGCCGTCCGCCGTTCTCGAAGGGCTTTCTCGACGTCGCCCGCGAGCGCGCCGAGGAGAACGTCGCGGCGCTCGCCCCTCGGATCGAGGCGGGCTGGGACGTCGTGGTGGCCGAGCCCTCCGACGCGGTGATGTTCCAGCTCGACTACCTCGATCTCCTGTCCGGAGACGCCGTGCAGTCGGTCGCGATGAACACCTTCGGGGTCATGGAGTACCTGAACGCCTTCGGACTTGACGTACCCGAGGGGAGGGGATTGCTCACCTACCACGGCCACTGCCACCAGAAGGCCACGAAGAAGGACCTCCACGCCGCCGCGGTGCTCGAACGCGCCGGCTACGAGGTGGACGCGCTCGACTCGGGCTGCTGCGGGATGGCCGGTTCGTTCGGCTACGAGGCCGATCACTACGCGATGAGCCGGGCGATCGGCTCGATCCTCGTCGACCAGGTCGAGGAGAGCCCCGCGGACAGGGTGGTCGCGCCGGGGGCGTCCTGTCGCAGCCAGCTCGACGACCTCGCGGGTGAGGAGCCGCCCCACCCGATCGAGGTGCTCGCGGAGGGGCTCTGATGCCGTTTCTCCAGTTCGACTGTAGCGCGGTCATGACCGAGGGGGAGAAGCAGGCGTTCGTTCGGCAGGTGACCGACCAGTACGCCGAGCACATGGACGCCGAAACGAACCACGTCGCGGTCGCGATCCGCGAGCGCTCGACCGCCGAACTCGCCATCGGACGCACCGGTTTCGACGAGCCCTGTCTCGTGCTCGACGCCGACGTCCGACGGGGCCGCGAGTTCGAGCAGAAACGCTCGTTCGCGCTCGCGGTCATGGGACTCGCCGCCGACACGTGGGGGCTCCGCGATCCGAACATGAAGGTAGTCTTCACCGAACACGCAGGCGAGGAGCTGATGGGCGTCGACCGCGTCGGATCGGAGTGACCGGCGGACGAAAGTGATTGAACTGTCGAACGGTAGCTCTCGTTTGTGGCTTCTCGATAGAACCGTATTGACGATCTGATTCGACGTACGTTTTCATCTGTGTCGATAAATAGCCGCTCGTCTATCTGCGTCCGTTCGGTCCGTCGTCTCGAGATGGGACGGATTCAACGACTTCCGTCCGTTACTAGATCGCGAGGTCGGTGTCGATCGCCGCACCGTTGAACAGCGCCTTCACCCGCTGGACCGCCTCGCAGTCGGCCTCCGGCGCGTTCTCCATCAGGACCGTCTCGCTGGGGAAGAGCCGTTCGCCGACGATCAGTCCGTGATCACGGGCCGTCCCGCCGGTGACGGTGAGGTAGATGCCGACGCCGGTCTCGGCGATGGCCGCCTCCTCCTCGGCCACGTCGGGACCGGGATACCGGAACTCGATGCCGTCGGCGATCTCGGTCCCGAGCACCGCCTCGACGAGCCGTTCGTACCGCGGCGAGATGCACAGTGGGCCCTCGTAGTCCCGGAGGAACTCCCGGGAGAACGCCTCCGCGAGGTCGGGACGGCCCATGAGCGTGTGGTGGACGGTGTCGCCGAGGCCGGTAACGACCCTGACGTCCGTGTCGTGGGGATCGATCCGCTCGTTGAGGTCGTCGATCGAGGACAGCGGCTCCGGGCGGAGCGAGACGACCTCCTCGAGGACGAGGTCGGCGCTGTCGAACCCCACCGCGAACTCGTGTTTGCGCAGCGCGCGGAACGGCTCCTCCCGCCCGACGAGTTCGAGTTCGAGACCCTCGTGTTCGAGGGTGAGGCTGTCGAAGACGATCCGTCGGGGTTTGCCCGTACGGTCGTCGCGGACCAGCGTGTACTCCGGTCGGGTCGGGTCCGAGAGATCGCTGTACTCGGCGAGGCGATCGTAGACGGTCGTCTCCTCCTCCGCCCGTCCCTTCGTGATCGCCTTCTCGTATCGGAGCGTCGAACAGATCTCGTCGGCCACCTCGGCCGTGCCGGTCAGGGTCGCGAGCCGGTCCAGCACCGCCTCCAGCGGTCGACCCTTTCGCGGAACGGCCACCGGGATCGTCGCTGTCATCACCGTATCGAGGAGTGGGTCGCCTAAACGGGTTGTGTTTGCGCCCTGTGACGCCTCCCTACAGGTCCACGCGACCGCCGATCTCCGTGATCTCCAGCCGTCGGGGGTACTCGAAACTCGCGGCGTGTCGGTGGAGCACCGTCGGGTCCGCCGTGAGCCCGCGCCACATGTCCCAGTGACTGGGCAGGAGTCGATCGAGCCGGAGGTGGTTCGTCGCCTCGATGATCTGGTTCTCGTCGTTGTACCACTTCGTTCGCGTGGGTTCGCCCGTCTCGGAGTCGGGTATCATGCCGACGGTGCCGAACGCGAGCACCCCGAGGTCGATGTCGTAGTCCTCTCCGACCGACTCGAACTCGCCGGGGCGGGCGTCGCCGCCGTGGAAGAACGTACCCGCCTCGTGTTCGATCACGTAGCTTACGGGTTGGGTCGCGTCGGGGTCGTTCGCGGGCTCGACGTTCACCGTGAAGGAGCCGATCTCGTGGACTTCGTCCTCGTCGATAGCGACGAACTGGTCGTCAGCGACGTTCCAGGCCTCGCCCCATGCCTCCTCCTCGCGAGCGACCGCGAGGCTGTCCTCGGGGGCGTACATGGTCGCGCCGGTGTTCTCGAGGATCGGCGCCTGGCTCGGCCCGTGGACGTGATCGGTGTGTTCGTGGGTGGCGAGCAGCGCCGTCGCCTCGTTCACGTCCTCGGGATCGAACGGGATCGGAACCATCCGGACGGTCCGCGGCGGATCGCCGGTCCCGAGGTACGGGTCGATGAACAGCGTCGTCCCGTCGCTCGCCTTGAGGACGAACCCGTTGCAGCCGAGATACCAGATCGAGACGCCCTCGGGAGCGGTCCTCTCGATCTCGCGTACGAGCCAGTCGCCCCAGTCGCTGTGTGTCACGTTCCCCGATGCACCCACCGCCGGCGTAAGTGTTGCGCTGTCGGAGACGCGTCGGAGCGAGCTTCCAGACGCTCGATCGTCCGCTCTCGTTCCCCGGACTCACGTGACCACGACGAAACGGACGGGTACGGTGCGGCGCTCAGTCCTGACAGCAGCCGCCGGCCTGCTCGCCGAAGTCCATCGAGAGCGGCTCGGAGATCGCCTCGTTGATCGCCTCCAGCCGAGCGTCGAGTTCGGCCTGGGCCTCGAGGTAGTCGGCCATCGAGGGGATCTCGTGGAGCTCCTGCTGGGCCTGCTGGAGCTCTCTGAGGTCCTCCTGGGTGGCCTCGCCCGTCTGGCGCGCGAGCATGAACTCCTGGCGGAGCTCCTCGAACTCGTCGATCCTCCGCTGGGCCTCCGGGTCGTTCTCCACGCGGGTCCTCGAGTCCTCGTAGGCCTCGTACTCCGGCAGATCGGTGATTGCCTCGCCGAGATCGCGGGCGAGATCGGTGACGGCGGGGGCCTCGGCGTTCTCGACGGCGTCGGTGGATTCGATACTCATCGCCGGTCGTTAGGGGTGTGGCCGTTTAGGTGTGCCGGAAGCGGTGGATTCGGGATCGCAGAGGCCCTCGTCCACGGTTCGACGGGCGTCGGGACGCAGGACGCGGGCCAGCGGTCTCGCCAGTGGGGATCGTTCCCGACCGACGCCCCGTGCTCGCACGAAACGGTCGAGGCGTTGCGCTACGAGTGGGCCGGACGCGGGATCGCTCGCCATCGGATGGAGATGCCGAGGCCATCGACGCGCCATCCGGCATCGAGCGGGTCCGGCTGAAACGCCGTCGTTAAACGCCCTCGGCGAGTACGTCCGGTAATGAGCCAG comes from the Halalkalicoccus sp. CG83 genome and includes:
- a CDS encoding tripartite tricarboxylate transporter permease, whose product is MAVDAFVEGIGIAVSWPVIGWMVVGLLLGIILGALPGIGSPVGMAIVLPLTLPLDATSAIVLLAAIYSGAMFGGSIAAILINAPGTESAAATTLDGYPMAKNGLAKNALAIATTASALNGFLAAITLVLISPILIGVVLAFGSPEYFLLAILGISLITIVTQGSIVKGLVAGALGFMISTIGTGILSPTPRFTFGQFGLYDGISFVAALIGMFAFAEMMKLAAQDMIAESDVEMTGSIKDGVMTVFKYPKTTFKAGVIGMLIGMIPGSGATTSTFVAYAEEARSSAEDGFFGEGDPRGVIAPEGANNPTVSGSLVPTLSFGIPGSGSTAVLLGGLLMHGLQPGPTLFGDQLQITYALFISLFLGNIVIVLVGLSVIPYASRITELDTDIIIPVVVVLSFIGAYTLNQNWYDVGAVLALGVLGFYMVRYNYSVIAFVLGIVLGPIAEENFFRSLQISGGSYSIFFDPINRPLSFVLALATILIITGPFLKPRIDRALGRA
- a CDS encoding cupin domain-containing protein, with product MTDGWRHVSLDGAETNPEKPGERWELSSALGVDAFNLNVAILDPEDRLSQNHFHYHENQQELFYVVSGRCRVETPESGFEMGVDEAVAFEKGEAGAHVIHNPFDEPCKLVAIGWPPEGRYPVHQLEETVDVYDGE
- a CDS encoding FAD-binding and (Fe-S)-binding domain-containing protein, with the protein product MATDPDTPAARDGRSPYDYAGGETEIPAGLEALPRLVGGQVRFDEYSRELYATDASAYETTPIGVVFPTSTRDVQTVMRHCAEREIPVLPRGGGTSLAGQAVNEAVVLDFTRHMDGVLEIDPETERARAEAGVYLGDLNQALAPHDLKFAPDPAWGDKSALGGAIGNNSTGSHSLKYGKTDAYVEECEVVLADGTLTTFGELTLEELRERADSDGDLEARIHAEVLRIVEEEADAVEEAYPNLKRNVSGYNLDMLIEEASEGSVNLARLLAGSEGTLAIVTEAEVSLEPVPETKAMALLTYDDLIDAMEDVAPILEHDPSAVEVMDDVLLDLARETEEFADVVSMLPPEASSVLLVEFYAEGDAEGMTKVAGLLADRVPDAESEVEPGDDPVRTEAPINATAAMEAHDHEERATFWKMRKSGLPILLSRTTDEKHISFIEDCAVPPEHLPEYAREFQEILEDNGTFASIYAHAGPGVLHVRPLINTKEIEGVDAMVDVADRVTDVVARLGGSVSGEHGDGRARTQWNKKLYGEHLWEVFRDLKTAFDPDWLLNPGSVCGDFDMSENLRHGPDYEFEMGFEPTLNWENENGFQGMAELCHGCGGCRGPQETTGGVMCPTFRASEEEITSTRGRANSLRQAMSGDLPDGEELSEEFLSEVMDLCIGCKGCAKDCPSEVDMAKLKVELTHEHHQREGANLRSRVFANVDTLSKLGSATAPVSNWLPELPGARLAMEKTLGIARERTLPAFHRETLVDWFEDRGPQVSEADAERKVLLFPDTYTNYNHPDVGRAAVRVLEAAGVHVQLAEGVVDSGRPPFSKGFLDVARERAEENVAALAPRIEAGWDVVVAEPSDAVMFQLDYLDLLSGDAVQSVAMNTFGVMEYLNAFGLDVPEGRGLLTYHGHCHQKATKKDLHAAAVLERAGYEVDALDSGCCGMAGSFGYEADHYAMSRAIGSILVDQVEESPADRVVAPGASCRSQLDDLAGEEPPHPIEVLAEGL
- a CDS encoding tautomerase family protein, translated to MPFLQFDCSAVMTEGEKQAFVRQVTDQYAEHMDAETNHVAVAIRERSTAELAIGRTGFDEPCLVLDADVRRGREFEQKRSFALAVMGLAADTWGLRDPNMKVVFTEHAGEELMGVDRVGSE
- a CDS encoding MBL fold metallo-hydrolase, with protein sequence MTHSDWGDWLVREIERTAPEGVSIWYLGCNGFVLKASDGTTLFIDPYLGTGDPPRTVRMVPIPFDPEDVNEATALLATHEHTDHVHGPSQAPILENTGATMYAPEDSLAVAREEEAWGEAWNVADDQFVAIDEDEVHEIGSFTVNVEPANDPDATQPVSYVIEHEAGTFFHGGDARPGEFESVGEDYDIDLGVLAFGTVGMIPDSETGEPTRTKWYNDENQIIEATNHLRLDRLLPSHWDMWRGLTADPTVLHRHAASFEYPRRLEITEIGGRVDL
- a CDS encoding YlbF family regulator gives rise to the protein MSIESTDAVENAEAPAVTDLARDLGEAITDLPEYEAYEDSRTRVENDPEAQRRIDEFEELRQEFMLARQTGEATQEDLRELQQAQQELHEIPSMADYLEAQAELDARLEAINEAISEPLSMDFGEQAGGCCQD